The sequence below is a genomic window from Ensifer adhaerens.
CCGAATTCCTCGTTGAGCGGCGCGCCGCCGACGAGAACGACGAGATCATCGCGAATGCCCTTTTCCTTCAGCGTGTCGATGACGACCTTCATGTACGGCATGGTGGTCGTGAGGAGGGCGGACATGCCGAGAATGTCCGGCTGTTCCTTTTCAATCGCTTCCAGATAGGCCTCGACCGCATTGTTGATGCCAAGGTCGACCACGTCGAAGCCGGCGCCTTCCATCATCATGCCGACGAGGTTCTTGCCGATGTCGTGAATGTCACCCTTGACGGTGCCGATGACCATCTTGCCCTGCTTGGGCGCGTCGGTCGCGGCGAGCAGCGGGCGCAGGATGTTCATTCCGGCCTTCATGGCATTGGCCGAGAGCAGAACTTCCGGCACGAAGAGGATGCCGTCGCGGAAGTCGATGCCGACGATGCGCATGCCTTCGACGAGTGCCTGGGTCAGAACATCGTAGGGTGCCCAGCCGCGGTCCAGCAGGATGCGGGTGGCTTCTTCGATTTCCTCCTTCAGACCGTCGTAAAGGTCGTCATGCATCTGCTGCACGAGTTCTTCGTCGGAAAGCTCGGAAAGAATGATTTCATCGTCAGACATGGTCGCTCCCGCTCCAAAAAAAGCCCTTCGGCATCAAGTCGCCGAAACCTTATAGAGTGTTAGATTAAAGTTCAGGTAACGCGCAATCGAAAGCGACAGGCGTCAAGCCCATCTGCGACGGTTCTTTATTCGCGCTGCCTCCGGCGGTCGAATTGTACCGACACGAAGCGGGAGAATACCGGTCCCAGGAAGAGCACGGAGATGAACCGTGCCATCTGCATGGCGAGCACGAAAGGTTGGTCGACGGGAGACGAGGCGGCGATGATTGCTACCGAATCGGCCCCGCCGGGACTGGTCGCGAGATAGGCGGTGAGCAGGTCGACATGGGTGAAACGGGAGACGAAAAGCGCCAACAGACCGCATAGCATGATCAGCGTTGAGATCGACAAAAACAGGATCGGCAGCGCCTTCAACGCATGCATGACGATCTCGCGCGTGAAGCGGAAGCCGACATTCCATCCGAAAAGCGTATAGGCGCTCGCGAGCAGCCACATGGGAAGCGTGATGCTCACGATGCCCGCGGCATGACAGGCAATGCCGATGACGATCGGAGCCAGCATGTTGATCGAGGGCCGCCTGAGGAGCGTTGATATGACGGGGCCGCAGGCCGCGATGGCGAGGGTCAGGATGAAGTTCAGGGCATCCAGCGGCGGGAACCATGGCTCTGGCGGCGGAAGGTTGCCGCTGTGGCCAACGGCAATCCGCGCGACGAGCGAGGCCGTCGCCGCCACCATCAGGACACGCAGATACTGCATGAAGGCGACGAGCCGGAAATCCGCGCCGGCCGATTCGGCCATGAGCACCATGGCGCTGGCGGCACCTGGGGAAGAGCCCCAGATCGCGGTCGTTCCCGGCAGGACCCGGTATATGGCGAGCAGCCAGCCGATGCCGAAGCTCAACACCACAACCGAGAGGACGAGGCCCAGAAAAAGGAAGCCATCCTTGCCGATTTCGGCAAAGACGGAAAGCGGCATGCCGCCGGCAATCATCACGCCGATGATCCCCTGGCAGAAGGCGACGAGCGGCGAGGGGAGGGAGAAATGCATGCCGCGCGCCGCCAGCAGCAGGCCGGAAACCATTGGACCGAGCAGAAAGACGGCCGGCAGGTCGAAGGCGAAGAGGAAGCCCGTCATCGCAGCCGTCAGCGCGAGAAGCAGGCACCAGTTTCTGATGCTGTTGCGGCTGTCGCTTTTAGACATGGACGGGAACTTTTTCGGTGAGAACGGTTCTGCGATCGGCTGTAGAGCAGCGGCCCGGCCCGTGCAAGGACGCGGCCCGCTGAAAATCCTTCTTTCGACTGCGGTTTTTTGCTTCGCGAACAGCCTTGTGAGTGGCGCATTTAGGAATGTCCGGCTAGGGCTATGGTCTAAGATCGTGCATCATCGGTCGAGAAGACCATCATATCTGGTGAGGAAACCATGGATCAGGATATCGAACTTGCAGGCGCCGCAGCCGAGGGGGATGGCGGGCGGCGCAGTCGCGGCGCCGGCCGGGGTGCTGCAGCGCGCCGCGCGGCGCGCACGGGTGGTGGCCCCGGTCCTTCTCTGCCCTACATCACCCGCAAGATCCGCGAATACGAAGTTCTCGACGAGGAGGGGCTTGCCCTCATCGAGGCCAACGCCGATCGCGTGCTGGAAGAAATCGGTATCGAGTTCCGCGACGACGCGGAAGCGCTGGCGCTCTGGAAGGAAGCCGGCGCGGAAGTGCGCGGCGAGCGCGTGCATTTTCCCAAGGGCCTCTGCCGCAACCTGCTCAAGACTGCGCCGAAGGAATTCACCTGGCATGCGCGCAACCCTGAGCGCAGCGTTCATGTCGGCGGCAAGGCGACGATCTTCGCGCCGGTCTATGGCCCTCCCTTCGTCCGCGATCTCGAAGGCAATCGCCGCTATGCGACGATCGAGGATTTCCGCAATTTCGTGAAGCTTGCCTATATGGCGCCGTCGATGCATTCGTCCGGCGGCACGGTCTGCGAACCGGTGGACGTGCCGGTCAACAAGCGCCATCTCGACATGGTCTACAGCCATATCAAGTATAGCGACAAGCCGTTCATGGGTTCGGTCACCGCGCCGGAACGTGCCGAGGACACGATCGCCATGGCGAAGCTCGTCTTCGGCGACGAGTTCGTCGAGAACAATTGCGTGACGCTGAACCTCATCAAC
It includes:
- a CDS encoding methylmalonyl-CoA mutase C-terminal domain-containing protein, giving the protein MSDDEIILSELSDEELVQQMHDDLYDGLKEEIEEATRILLDRGWAPYDVLTQALVEGMRIVGIDFRDGILFVPEVLLSANAMKAGMNILRPLLAATDAPKQGKMVIGTVKGDIHDIGKNLVGMMMEGAGFDVVDLGINNAVEAYLEAIEKEQPDILGMSALLTTTMPYMKVVIDTLKEKGIRDDLVVLVGGAPLNEEFGKAIGADAYCRDAAVAVETAKDFIKRKHNSLNA